A single region of the Myripristis murdjan chromosome 3, fMyrMur1.1, whole genome shotgun sequence genome encodes:
- the tmem41b gene encoding transmembrane protein 41B has product MAKKRRDRREADGLTSAQEEPKAGPDDPQVLKEVHHTEGGSARMSLLILLSIFTCSASVMYLVYRNFPELNDDEMEKIKIPKDMDDAKALGTVLSKYKDTYYTQVLMAYFTTYVFLQTFAIPGSIFLSILSGYLYPFPLALFLVCLCSGLGASFCYMLSYLVGRPVVYRYLTERAQKWSQQVDKHRDHLINYIIFLRITPFLPNWFINITSPVINVPLGVFFLGTFLGVAPPSFVAINAGTTLYKLTTAGEAVSWNSLAVLGVLAVLSILPVCFQKKLQQKLE; this is encoded by the exons GGAGGAGCCGAAGGCAGGTCCCGACGACCCGCAGGTGCTGAAAG AAGTGCACCATACTGAAGGGGGCTCGGCACGCATGTCTCTCCTCATTCTGCTGTCCATCTTTACCTGCTCTGCCTCAGTCATGTACCTGGTCTACAGGAACTTCCCAGAGCTTAATGA tgatgaaatggaaaaaatcaagATCCCTAAAGACATGGATGATGCCAAAGCTCTGGGCACTGTGCTGTCCAAATACAAGGACACCTACTACACCCAAGTGTTGATGGCCTACTTCACAACATATGTTTT CCTTCAGACATTTGCGATCCCTGGATCTATCTTCCTCAGCATCCTGTCTGGATATCTCTACCCTTTCCCTCTGGCACTTTTCTTAGTCTGCTTG TGCTCTGGCCTCGGTGCCTCCTTCTGCTATATGCTCTCTTACCTGGTGGGGAGACCCGTGGTCTACAGATATCtcacagagagagcacagaaatGGTCTCAGCAG GTTGACAAACATAGAGACCATTTAATCAATTACATCATTTTCCTGAGGATAACCCCTTTTCTTCCCAACTGGTTCATCAACATCACCTCACCTGTCATCAACGTGCCTTTGGGGGTTTTCTTCCTTGGTACCTTTCTTG GAGTGGCCCCACCATCCTTTGTGGCAATCAACGCAGGTACAACACTATACAAACTGACCACAGCAGGCGAGGCAGTGTCCTGGAACTCTCTGGCGGTGCTCGGGGTGCTCGCCGTGCTCTCGATCTTGCCTGTCTGCTTCCAGaaaaagctgcagcagaaactAGAATAG